The following coding sequences lie in one Trichoderma breve strain T069 chromosome 1, whole genome shotgun sequence genomic window:
- a CDS encoding PHD/FYVE-zinc-finger like domain-containing protein translates to MQMDEINIFDGMVEPSDEKTDDEFPPFDLPVQDVSELALLKVAVDEEDGMADDKIEEGEITLQDSLEPTPEATPQIDTDIDMLEDEMLQLAPAVQFEVAIPELSVEKQSEYSTVYSSVVEQIAGVSDFTQDPLQYDVEFTDGRVDPLDAADILEYINGEEALHQYQDSVDMTAADRKRKYAPDEEWDPELNVAVFDAGGLDDEEEDEDIISTRRRPSRPLRVLRSREASSRPSHAGDSINSEGEDEDGLTDTNQPRRNLRKRRSTQLRLTNMSFNTSHIDQDMDELALDSRQSSEDEDAFMPVVSDLALKKGRPNRAVGSGGSDIEFEQPRRSARATRNQMSMQDDAFMDDDSFYVVEEKASIPKIISVREVFQSISADSDFGSVHMQSCHTCGGSKQRGQLLYCQGCCLTYHKNCIGFCLNTHAKKDSSAPRHSACQECKKDGRSCAAFSRKKTARQEEKLREENGGVDPVTPVSPELINNADNVLFRCTACHRGWHQGHLPSMGNDSIGTDVKSERLKDYSVDWRCNDCSSIRSKIHRLVAWRPVVQQNPLPAYGDISEDEREYLIKWQDTSFAHCSWASGAWVFGVSAGNMRSSFAKRVLEQDLLKLTSEEAIPDEYITPDIIFNVKFDGPGALGKTKAEDLANISRVKKILVKFHGLGYDDVVWDSPPPADKPRLYKAFVEAYREYIEGKYFQNDSQNKMRERIKLYKNTKFAEVDTQPAGLTRGKLMGYQIEGLNWLLQNYHQSRSVVLADEMGLGKTVQVVGVVTSLVQDMPKCWPFLIVVPNATCANWRREFKQWAPGVRVVAYHGGREPQELAYRYELFPDGAADLKAQVVIMSYDSAQDPRTSSLFKSVNWKGLVVDEGQRLKNDQNILYNALKSMKIPFRLLLTGTPLQNNKRELFNLLQFIDEKQNAEKLDEEYAVLDKDNLPKLHEKIRPYFLRRTKLGVLKFLPPMAQIILPVTMTVIQEKLSKSIMAKNPQLIRAVFANSKMNAKDRGSLNNILMQLRKCLCHPFMYSEAIEERHHDPVVLHRNLVEASAKLLLLEIMLPKLKERGHRVLIFSQFLQQLDIIEDFLNGVGYGYRRLDGSISSLEKQRRIDAFNEPGSELFAFLLSTRAGGVGINLATADTVIIMDPDFNPHQDIQALSRAHRIGQKNKVLCFQLMTKDSVEERIMEIGRKKMALDHALIESMDDEELEGADLESILKHGAQALFDEGYEKTAIHYDSASVDKLLDRSQMEQTAANEDNSAESQFTYARVWANDKLGVWDQILAQREEEARREEEANKEVLGRGARRRMAVNYRAKGTDIVAVVGDVAAESSDSSSDDFDGANMPESDDDKTDDDMNPSTNAVTEAEILSMQDGGAKPRQSIAFPKEQQFDSKRRQNLPPPSGSQPAWTADVPRKRGRPRKSLPIPDARAVNTNDSSQTKLRAAQQPTTPALVYRKGFDTVRRQQTFQHYQQYIQNGGRPPPTGIPQPQPHPAVPPQTPPTGFEYLALLNTEAQVRVALDVVHRAERPASMKQRHMAALYHRLGQVHMQNGTRQS, encoded by the exons ATGCAGATGGATGAGATTAACATCTTTGACGGCATGGTCGAACCGAGCGACGAGAAGACCGACGATGAATTCCCTCCTTTCGATCTCCCAGTTCAGGATGTGAGCGAACTTGCCTTGTTAAAGGTAGCcgtggatgaagaggacggGATGGCCGATGACAAGatcgaggagggcgagatcACTCTGCAAGATAGCCTGGAACCGACACCAGAAGCCACGCCTCAAATTGACACCGACATCGATATGCtggaggatgagatgctgcagcttgcacCGGCCGTGCAATTCGAAGTTGCAATCCCGGAGCTCTCTGTTGAGAAACAGAGTGAATACTCGACGGTATATAGCAGTGTTGTCGAACAGATCGCCGGTGTTTCTGATTTTACCCAAGATCCGCTCCAGTACGATGTCGAATTCACTGACGGCAGAGTTGATCCG CTCGATGCTGCCGATATCCTCGAGTACATaaatggcgaagaagctctGCACCAATACCAAGACTCAGTCGATATGACCGCCGCCGATCGCAAGCGAAAATACGCCCCCGATGAGGAATGGGATCCCGAATTAAATGTCGCCGTCTTTGATGCTGGAGGccttgatgacgaagaagaagatgaagacataATCTCCACTCGCAGGCGCCCTTCTCGCCCACTTCGCGTGTTGCGCTCTCGGGAGGCAAGCAGCCGTCCGAGCCATGCTGGTGACTCCATAAACTcagagggcgaggacgaagacggctTGACAGACACCAATCAGCCAAGGCGGAACCTCCGAAAGCGAAGATCCACACAACTGAGGCTCACCAATATGTCGTTCAATACCAGCCATATTGATCAAGATATGGACGAACTGGCGCTGGATTCTCGCCAGTCCTcggaagacgaagacgcaTTTATGCCCGTTGTATCCGACCTCGCATTGAAAAAGGGCCGCCCTAACAGAGCTGT AGGTTCGGGGGGCTCTGATATCGAGTTTGAACAGCCTCGACGGTCTGCAAGAGCTACCAGAAACCAGATGAGTATGCAAGATGATGCCTTTATGGACGACGATTCATTCTACGTGGTAGAGGAAAAGGCATCTATACCAAAGATTATTTCCGTCAGAGAAGTTTTCCAATCAATCTCTGCCGACTCCGACTTTGGATCTGTACATATGCAGTCATGCCATACCTGTGGCGGCTCAAAGCAGCGCGGCCAGCTGCTTTATTGTCAAGGATGTTGCTTAACTTATCACAAGAACTGCATTGG ATTTTGCCTCAATACTCACGCAAAGAAAGATAGCAGTGCACCAAGACATAGCGCCTGCCAGGAGTGCAAGAAAGACGGCCGATCCTGCGCTGCCTTTTCTCGAAAGAAGACTGCCCGACAGGAAGAAAAATTGCGCGAGGAGAATGGCGGTGTCGACCCCGTCACCCCAGTGTCACCTGAActcatcaacaatgccgACAATGTTCTTTTCCGTTGTACCGCCTGTCACCGTGGATGGCACCAGGGGCATCTACCATCCATGGGCAATGACTCTATTGGAACGGACGTCAAATCCGAGCGCCTCAAGGATTACTCAGTCGACTGGCGGTGTAATGATTGCAGTTCTATTAGAAGCAAGATTCATCGGCTGGTGGCGTGGCGACCCGTGGTCCAGCAAAATCCCCTCCCAGCTTACGGAGATATCAGTGAAGACGAAAGAGAATATCTCATTAAATGGCAAGATACCTCATTTGCTCACTGCTCTTGGGCATCCGGAGCTTGGGTGTTTGGTGTCAGTGCCGGCAATATGCGATCCTCTTTTGCAAAACGAGTACTTGAGCAGGATCTTCTAAAGCTCACCAGCGAAGAGGCAATTCCAGACGAATACATCACCCCCGACATCATTTTTAACGTCAAGTTCGACGGCCCCGGCGCTCTggggaaaacaaaagcagaAGATCTTGCCAATATCTCTCGGGTCAAGAAAATATTGGTCAAGTTTCATGGCCTTGGGTATGATGACGTTGTGTGGgactctcctcctcctgctgatAAACCTCGACTCTACAAGGCCTTTGTAGAAGCATACCGCGAATACATCGAAGGCAAATACTTTCAAAACGACTCTCAGAATAAGATGCGAGAACGCATCAAGCTGTACAAGAATACTAAATTTGCAGAAGTAGACACACAACCTGCTGGCCTTACACGAGGAAAGCTCATGGGTTATCAGATAGAGGGCCTCAATTGGCTCTTACAAAATTATCACCAAAGCCGAAGTGTCGTTTTAGCAGACGAAATGGGATTGGGCAAAACAGTTCAGGTCGTTGGTGTTGTGACCTCCCTAGTGCAGGATATGCCCAAA TGCTGGCCCTTCCTCATCGTGGTTCCAAATGCTACTTGCGCCAACTGGCGTCGAGAATTTAAACAATGGGCACCGGGTGTCAGAGTTGTTGCTTATCATGGAGGCAGAGAGCCCCAGGAGCTCGCTTACAGATATGAACTATTTCCAGATGGCGCCGCAGACCTGAAAGCTCAAGTTGTTATCATGTCGTATGATTCGGCACAAGATCCACGGACGTCTTCTCTATTCAAGTCCGTCAACTGGAAGGGattggttgttgatgaaggtCAGCGATTGAAGAATGACCAAAACATTCTCTACAATGCCCTGAAGTCCATGAAGATACCGTTTCGACTATTGTTAACTGGTACGCCACTGCAAAACAACAAGAGAGAACTTTTCAACCTCTTGCAGTTTATAGATGAGAAGCAAAACGCGGAGAAGTTGGATGAGGAATATGCCGTTTTGGACAAAGACAATCTTCCTAAGCTACACGAGAAAATTCGGCCATATTTCTTGCGAAGAACAAAACTTGGCGTCCTCAAATTTCTTCCTCCCATGGCACAGATTATTCTCCCCGTTACCATGACCGTTATCCAGGAGAAGCTATCAAAGAGCATCATGGCAAAGAATCCGCAGCTTATTCGGGCTGTGTTTGCCAATAGTAAAATGAACGCAAAAGACCGTGGTAGCTTGAACAACATCCTGATGCAACTGCGCAAATGCTTATGCCACCCCTTTATGTATTCTGAAGCAATTGAAGAGCGCCACCATGATCCCGTGGTTCTCCATCGCAACTTGGTAGAGGCATCTGCTAAACTTCTGTTATTGGAAATCATGCTGCCCAAGTTGAAGGAGCGAGGTCACCGTGTCCTCATATTCAGCCAgtttctgcagcagcttgacaTTATCGAAGACTTTCTCAATGGAGTCGGTTACGGATACCGTCGTCTAGATGGCTCGATATCCAGTTTGGAGAAACAACGACGTATTGACGCCTTCAACGAACCCGGTTCCGAgctttttgcctttttatTATCAACAAgggctggtggtgttggtaTCAATCTTGCGACTGCAGACACCGTCATAATCATGGACCCGGATTTTAATCCTCACCAGGATATCCAGGCGTTGTCTCGTGCCCACCGCATTGGCCAAAAGAATAAGGTCCTATGCTTTCAACTCATGACCAAGGATTCCGTAGAGGAACGAATCATGGAAATTGGCCGCAAGAAAATGGCTCTGGACCACGCACTCATCGAAAGCatggacgacgaggagcttgaAGGTGCCGACTTGGAATCGATCTTGAAGCACGGTGCCCAAGCCTTGTTTGACGAAGGTTATGAGAAAACAGCAATTCACTATGATTCTGCGTCTGTCGACAAGCTCTTGGACCGCTCCCAGATGGAGCAGACTGCGGCAAATGAAGACAACTCTGCCGAAAGCCAGTTTACCTATGCCCGGGTATGGGCGAATGACAAGCTTGG TGTCTGGGACCAGATCCTTGCTcaaagagaggaggaagctcGGCGAGAAGAGGAGGCTAATAAAGAAGTCCTTGGACGCGGTGCAAGACGACGCATG GCTGTCAACTACAGGGCAAAGGGCACAGATATTGTTGCCGTAGTTGGTGATGTCGCTGCCGAGTCTtcggattcttcttctgacGACTTTGACGGAGCAAACATGCCGGAATCTGACGATGACAAAACCGACGATGACATGAACCCCTCGACAAATG CCGTGACAGAAGCCGAGATTTTATCGATGCAAGACGGCGGAGCCAAACCGCGGCAAAGCATTGCCTTCCCCAAAGAACAACAATTTGATTCAAAGCGAAGACAAAACCTTCCGCCTCCGAGTGGATCACAGCCGGCGTGGACTGCAGACGTCCCCCGTAAGAGGGGCAGACCTCGAAAATCATTGCCCATCCCTGACGCCAGGGCTGTAAACACTAATGACAGCTCTCAAACAAAATTACGAGCAGCACAACAACCAACTACCCCTGCACTGGTATATAGGAAAGGCTTTGATACGGTTAGACGCCAGCAAACCTTCCAACATTACCAGCAATACATCCAGAATGGCGGCCGACCACCGCCCACAGGCATTCCGCAACCGCAACCTCATCCCGCCGTACCCCCCCAAACACCACCAACCGGGTTCGAGTATCTGGCTCTTCTCAACACCGAAGCACAGGTCCGCGTAGCGCTGGACGTGGTTCACCGTGCTGAAAGACCAGCATCAATGAAGCAGCGACACATGGCCGCTCTGTACCACAGGTTAGGCCAAGTGCACATGCAAAACGGGACTCGGCAGagttga
- a CDS encoding spoU rRNA methylase family domain-containing protein, with product MISLGQLRANGLSRQIFNCLHKNGAYPLQISRPATLSAIHRGVRRSERVQFGDQYRDRDSSGRGRSDGLTRRALDGAASPRQQQKLRKKLGRKAAEEEDEESGKETRRKRFLNPESDYGKKSLVYQLKHGAFKDQAAALVQEPVRPLPYQRLETSPRRRTESPRYASERSERPPYSDRRPDRRSVGRSTGRSSDRPRPFDRREPFDRRETFDRRDDANGDVETPQPRERRNQMMAMNIKYTTAASQFLYGKSVVKAALEQGRRKLYKLFIYGGENRKDSKDNAIITRLAERRGVPITIIPNEDQRLMDKMSMGRPHNGFVLETSPLPRLPVKSLGRLEETLGKLGFHVELDHQSKEEEDINGHDTFIPRKNNNAPKPFVLLLNEILDPGNLGGILRTASYLGIDAVGITNRSSSTLTPVVLKSAAGAVEEITIFSVDSPVSFIEESRKAGWKTYAAVAPPDPKLAQRHGDKFISTATVESEQPLASHPTILVLGNEGHGLSKPIKVAADYELSVPYFVQNSCVDSLNVSVAAGLLCHAFVRAPAVVKSTAEKNEKEETSTETASGAEKNENQDERDALF from the coding sequence ATGATATCTCTCGGGCAGCTAAGAGCTAACGGCTTATCCCGCCAGATATTCAATTGTTTGCATAAGAACGGCGCTTATCCATTACAGATAAGTCGGCCTGCGACTCTCTCTGCCATCCACAGAGGAGTGCGGCGATCTGAGAGAGTCCAGTTCGGAGACCAATACAGAGATCGAGATTCCTCAGGTAGGGGCAGAAGTGATGGATTGACTAGAAGGGCGCTCGACGGCGCTGCATCTCCTCGGCAACAGCAAAAGCTACGCAAGAAACTTGGTCGAAAGGcggccgaggaagaggacgaggaatcCGGCAAAGAGACTAGACGCAAGCGCTTCCTCAATCCAGAGTCTGACTATGGGAAGAAGAGCCTAGTGTACCAGCTTAAACATGGAGCATTCAAAGATCAGGCGGCCGCCCTCGTACAAGAGCCAGTACGTCCGCTGCCATACCAGAGATTAGAAACCAGTCCTCGGCGCAGGACGGAATCTCCTCGGTATGCGTCAGAGCGCTCGGAAAGGCCTCCCTATTCAGACAGGCGTCCTGATAGGCGTTCAGTCGGGCGCTCAACAGGGCGCTCATCTGATCGCCCTCGCCCATTTGATCGCAGAGAACCCTTTGATCGCAGAGAGACTTTTGATCGCAGAGATGACGCCAATGGGGATGTGGAAACGCCGCAGCCTCGCGAGAGGAGAAACCAGATGATGGCTATGAATATCAAGTATACAACCGCCGCGTCGCAGTTCCTCTACGGCAAGTCTGTTGTCAAAGCAGCACTAGAACAAGGACGACGGAAGCTATACAAACTCTTCATCTACGGAGGCGAGAATCGAAAGGACTCAAAGGAtaacgccatcatcacgagATTAGCGGAGAGACGAGGGGTTCCGATTACTATTATCCCAAATGAGGACCAGAGATTAATGGACAAGATGAGTATGGGTCGACCACACAATGGGTTCGTTCTAGAAACGTCGCCCTTACCTCGATTACCCGTGAAGTCTCTAGGGAGGCTCGAAGAAACTCTGGGGAAGTTAGGTTTTCATGTTGAGTTGGATCACCAGtcaaaagaggaagaagatattAACGGGCATGATACATTCATCCCACGGAAAAACAACAACGCACCAAAACCCTTTGTTCTATTGCTCAATGAGATCCTAGATCCAGGCAACCTGGGAGGCATCCTTCGAACAGCGAGTTATCTCGGCATCGATGCAGTGGGCATCACAAATCGCAGCTCATCGACACTCACTCCTGTTGTGCTTAAATCCGCGGCCGGTGCTGTGGAAGAGATTACAATCTTCAGCGTTGACTCGCCTGTCAGCTTCATAGAAGAATCGCGAAAAGCTGGATGGAAGACATATGCCGCTGTTGCCCCGCCAGACCCCAAACTTGCTCAGAGACACGGAGACAAGTTCATCTCAACAGCCACTGTAGAGTCGGAACAGCCGCTGGCGAGCCATCCCACGATATTGGTCCTGGGAAATGAAGGTCATGGCCTATCCAAGCCAATCAAGGTGGCGGCTGATTACGAGCTATCAGTGCCGTACTTTGTTCAGAACAGCTGCGTGGATAGCTTGAACGTCagtgttgctgctggcttgCTATGCCATGCTTTTGTGAGGGCCCCAGCTGTTGTAAAGTCGACAGCTGAGAAAaacgagaaggaggagacTTCAACGGAAACCGCATCGGGTGCCGAGAAGAATGAAAATCAAGACGAGAGAGACGCTCTTTTCTAA
- a CDS encoding cupin domain-containing protein, translating to MSSTSESASAVALASLPPIRRVITTHDKDGNTIISEEIPQTLEGVEVPGTVIYLGYALNQFPAALNNDQDLKEYKDRLPHNVGMSIPRGTVLRMSDFQPGQSVPMHRSKTIDFGVIIEGEVELIMGSGESTVLKRGDIIVQRGTIHGWKNNSTTEVARGFFVLVDADLPVVNGIQLKEDVPLEELKTE from the coding sequence ATGAGTTCTACATCCGAATCGGCTTCTGCAGTTGCTTTGGCTAGCTTACCACCTATACGTCGTGTTATAACTACACACGACAAAgatggcaacaccatcatcagcgaaGAGATACCTCAGACCCTTGAGGGAGTCGAGGTTCCCGGCACCGTCATCTATCTAGGCTACGCCCTGAACCAATTTCCAGCTGCACTGAACAATGACCAGGATCTAAAAGAATACAAAGATCGCCTCCCACACAACGTGGGCATGAGCATTCCTCGTGGAACTGTGCTCCGTATGAGTGATTTCCAGCCCGGACAGTCCGTGCCGATGCATAGGTCGAAAACGATAGATTTCGGCGTGATTATAGAGGGAGAAGTAGAATTGATCATGGGCAGTGGTGAAAGCACTGTGTTGAAGCGAGGAGACATTATTGTCCAGCGAGGTACgatccatggatggaagAATAACAGCACGACGGAGGTTGCTAGAGGGTTCTTTGTGTTGGTGGATGCAGATTTGCCGGTGGTGAACGGCATACAGTTGAAGGAAGACGTACCATTAGAGGAACTGAAAACCGAATAA